The nucleotide window TGGGGTGATCAGTCCTTTGTTGATGAATCTGTTCATGCACTATGCATTCGATGCCTGGATACAACGGACGTTTCCGGGCTGTCCATTTGCACGCTATGCCGACGATGCGGTGGTTCATTGCCGCAGTGAAAAGCAGGCATGCGAGGTCATGGCGGCAATCAAGGTGCGCTTGGAGGCGTGCCTGCTGACCCTGCACCCGGATAAGTCGAAGATTGTTTATTGCAAGGACAGTAACCGTAAAGCTGCTTACCCAAGCACGCAGTTCACGTTTCTGGGATTTACCTTCCGGCCACGGGTGGCATGGGGCAATCATGGGCGCCGTTTTACCAGCTTCCTGCCCGGTGCGAGTAACGAGGCTTTGAAACGGATGCGTCAACAAACTCGCAGCTGGAATATCCAGCGGCAAACACCGGCCAGCCTTCTGGAGTTGTCAAAGCAGTACAACTCCACGCTTCGTGGGTGGTGGAACTACTATGGAACTTTCTACAAAACGGTGATGCGCAGGGTCTTCAATCACTTTGACTTGAAGTTACAGCGCTGGGCCCGTCAGAAGTACAAACCACTCGCGGGGCACAGGCGCCGCAGTGCTGACTGGCTCAACCGGATGAAGAAGGCCTGTCCATCGTTGTTCGTGCACTGGCATGTCTATGGAAATGAGGTTCGACCGGGCAACGGGAGCCGTATGAGTTGAGAGGCTCACGTACGGTTCTGCGAGAGGCTGAAGGTGAAACTCCTACGGCCTACTTACCAACGCAACGGCTTCTGCCTCTGGCTCAAGCGCCTCGAATCCGAGCGCTTCAAAACATCGCCCGATGCCACTGACGAGGCGATTGTTCTGACCGTGCAGGAACTGAACTGGCTACTGGATGGTTTTGATCTCTGGCGCAACCGCCCTCATCAGGTTTTGACACCGCGATACGTGGCCTGATTCGGTATAATCCAGGGCATGATTTCCATGCCCGAAAATATCCCCGATGATCCTGAATTGCTCAAGCAGATGCTTGCGAAGATGCAGTCCAGAGTCGGTTTCCTCGAAGAAGAAAATGCGCTGTTGCGTCAGCGCCTGTTCGGACGCAAGTCCGAGCAAACGGTTGATCCGGCAACGCCGCAGTTGGCCCTGTTCAATGAGGCGGAAAGCGTCGTCGAGCCCATTGATGAAGCGGCAGAAGAAGAGGCTGTTGCGCCGACCCAGCGACGTGGCAAACGCAAACCGCTGCCGGCCGATCTCCCCCGCATCGAAGTCATCCACGAACTGCCCGAACATGAACTGACCTGTGCCTGCGGCTGCCGCAAACACGCCATCGGCGAGGAGCTCAGCGAGCAGCTTGAAATCGTGCCGATGCAAATCCGCGTGATCAAACACGTCCGTAAGGTCTACGGTTGCCGTGCCTGTGAAACGGCACCGGTCACTGCGGACAAGCCCGCTCAACTGATTGAAAAAAGCATGGCCAGCCCAAGCGTGCTGGCGATGCTGCTGACCACCAAATACGTGGACGGTTTGCCGCTTCACCGTTTCGAAAAAGTGCTGGGCCGCCATGGCATCGATATCCCGCGCCAGACCTTGGCCCGCTGGGTTATCCAGTGCGGTGAACACTTGCAACCACTGCTGAATTTAATGCGCGACCAGTTATTGGAAAGCCGCGTCATCCACTGCGATGAAACCCGCGTGCAGGTGTTGAAAGAGCAGGATCGGGAGCCCAGCAGCCAGTCCTGGATGTGGGTGCAAACCGGCGGCCCACCCGACAAACCAGTGATCCTTTTCGACTACTCCACCAGCCGGGCTCAGGAGGTGCCGACGCGCCTGCTTGATGGCTATCGCGGCTACGTGATGACCGATGATTACGCCGGTTACAACGCGCTGGGCGCGCAGGAAGGAGTGGAGCGTTTAGGCTGCTGGGCGCATGCACGGCGCAAATTCGTCGAAGCGCAAAAAGTGCAGCCCAAAGGCAAGACGGGTCGTGCGGACATCGCGCTGAACCTGATCAACAAGCTTTATGGCATCGAGCGCGACCTACAGGCCGGCAACGACGGCGAGCGAAAAACCGGTCGTCACGCGCACAGCCTGCCGGTGCTGGCTCAGTTGAAAAGCTGGATGGAAAAGACCCAACCCCAGGTCACCGCTCAAAACGCCCTGGGCAAAGCCATCAGCTACCTGGCGAGCAACTGGAACAAACTTGAGCGGTACGTCGAGGAAGGCTATTTGCCAATCGACAACAACCCTGCCGAAAGAGCCATCAGGCCCTTCGTGATCGGAAGAAAGAACTGGTTGTTCAGCGACACGCCCAAAGGTGCGACGGCTAGTGCCCAACTTTACAGCTTGGTCGAGACCGCCAAAGCCAACGGCCAAGAGCCCTATGCGTGGCTGCGTCACGCACTTGAGCGCCTGCCGACGGCTTCTTCGGTTGAGGATTACGAAGCTTTACTGCCCTGGAACTGCTCGCCGGTATCGCGTAGTTAAACGCGCTATCCATCTTGCTGGCTGGTAGGGTTTACGGTGAGCTTAAAGAATACGAGCGGAGCAACGATCATGGAATACGACGATAAACTGATTGAAGAAGCCGTGCTGGCCCTGTTGGCAACCTTCAGTTTTGATAACGGCAATGCTTGGAAAGGGTTCGACTTCGAGACCATGAGCCGATTACATGAACAGGGTTTCATCAGTAATCCGGTGAACAAGAACAAATCGATTTGGTTAACGGCTGAAGGGTTGGAGCGAGGTCGGCAGATAGCCGACCGGTTGTTTGGGGTAGGAACCCAAGGGGAGCATGTATCCGAGTCGGATACCTGACTTCATACCACGGCCATCCGGTAGGTGGGATTTATGGATCGCATACGGAAGTTTCGCAGAAGATGGACAGTTGCCTGGACCTGTCGCGTGCCAGCGTGTGCTCGATCGAGAGCGCACGTGACAGCTTTGAACGCATCCAGTTGTCGGTCAATTAAGTCCGGGATCAGAACCTGCAGATATCGACGGCGGCGGACGAACAGCACAGCGTGGCCGAAGAGATCAATCGGCATATCCAGCAGATCTACGAAGAGGCGCGGCTAGTCGAAAGCCTGGCCAACTCCGCGCAAGAAGACTCAGGCCGGCTGTCGCACCTCTCGAATGAACTGAACGGGCTGGTGGGGCGCTTCAAGTCGTAGGGGCATTGTGCGGTGTTGTGGTCAACCCATGGGGACTCCATCGGCGGAGTGGTTTGATGCGTTTCAGCTTGATAGTGAAAGAAAAGGTGGCAGGTCTATTTATCAAATAGATCTGTCACCTTTTTTTCGTTTTTAATCTTAGAAAAGTGATCTGTTCTTTTGCTCTTGGCGCCGAGCTTCTTTAGCCTCACGCTCCTCCCTCGCAAATTTTTTCATTTCCTCATAAAACTTTGTTGAATTTATTCTGAGATTCCACATATGGCCGATCGCGACTGTTGTAGCAATGACCGTGGTGGCTCCAGCCCAAGCTGTTTTATTCTGAGCAACCTTGCCTAATATAAAGTAGCAGGGCCAAAGTTCCGGAAAACTCACACCCAGCTCGAGCAACAATGTATATCCAAAAAGGAATGCACCTGCAATAAGCAGCCCCAATATTGAAAACATTCCCAAATAATACATTATGGATGACGAAACTATCCAGGCACGCTTGGTAAAAGCAGGAACAACAAGGATTACACCAAGCAACCTATAACCGATCACTTCAGCAACATTGTTATACCAATGAGGAAGAAAGGGGCGAAGAAGGTATGAAATCAACCATATGGAAATTATCACTTTTACCGATATTACTACTACATCCCACCACATTTACGGCTCCTCAGTATACAGCCATAGACATAACAAAGCATAATGAAGAGGTGGCAGATCCGTACAAACCGATCCGCCCCTCACTTTACTCACCACACATTCACTGATTTACACAAGTGCGAAAAACCCGTTCCTCACACCCACCAAACTGCATAACTACTGAATAAAAGTCAGGTGATCTGAATCTTTTATTTTGTCAGTGCAAGGTGGTTCTAACGAAAAGCCCAACTGGACTTTTGCACCGTTCGAGCCCTCGTAAAGCGGGAACTTCCACCCTTCGCACTCACCTTCTGTCACATTAAAAACCACATAGCGATTAAGCGTGACAGGTCCTTTAAAACCTGCATCTGTGTAGAAACCTTCGAACTGATAAGTTTTAAGCTCCGGCTTTTCACCTGATTCCGATGTGCCTTGCTCTTTAACATATAAGTGCCCCGAGTACTTCTCAGGCCCCAGCTTTCGTTCAAATACGTAGTATTTACCCTCACCCAAAAGGCTGACATCTACATCTTCGACCAGCGGTTGATGGATCGAGCCGTACAAAATGTAGCCCCCCGCAAGCAAAGCAACCACTGCTAAAGCAGCGCCAATACCAAATTTACTCATATAACCTCTCCTTGTTTGTGTACATCATTATCGTTAATTGCTGCCGAACGTGGCCAGCAGGGATGGCACTTATCATGTCGTCATCTATACACATGAGGGGCGTCGCAGTTTGCCCCCCACTCAGAACGTGTCGAAGAAAAGATGACAAGTCTATTTTCTAATTAAATAGATCCACCCTCTTTTCGCCTACCTGTTTTTTGATGGGGTCGTAAGCTTCGTTGACCAGTATCTTTCCATCGTGACGGAAGACGCAGAGTGCGAGGGGGGGCGAATGCGTTGTGCGATCATGAAGTAAAATCCATTTACTTTTAAGAATTCCTGTAGCAACTCCGAAGGCTGCTACAGGTTTACGTCTATTTCAGATATCAGAAGTTAGCCGGCGTATTCGCACTAATAATCTCCGCCTCATTCGCCCCAATATTGCGAAACCGATGCGGCAGCGTCGTCGGAAAGTAATACCCATCCCCGGCATTCAACACACTGATCTGCCCATCCACCGTCAGTTCAACAGTGCCACGGGTTACGAGCCCGCACTCCTCCCCTTCCGCATGCACGATCGGCTCTTCACCAGAGCTGGCCCCAGGCGCGTACTGCTCGCGCAAAAGCCGCATCTGCCGACTCGGCACCGAAGCCCCGATCAACAACAGCCGCAACCCATGACGCCCCAGATCCGGCTGTTCATTGGCGCGGAACACGTATTGATGCTCGCGAGGCGGTTGGTCGAAGGTGAAGAAGTCTGCCAAAGACATGGGTATGCCTTCGAGCAGTTTTTTGAGGGAGCTGACGGAGGGACTGACGCGATTCTGTTCGATCAGGGAGATGGTGGCATTGGTGACGCCGCTACGCCGGGCCAGCTCGCGCTGGGACAGCTTGTAGCTTTCGCGTACTAATTTGAGTCGTGAGCCCGTGTCCATGACAGCCTTATGTGAGAACGACTTAAGGGGTAATGGGGGGTGGGTGGCGGGCGACTGGTGGCCGCGGATCACGCCGTTTCCCGTCCAGGAACCGTGGAAGGCGGGTATTAAATCACGTTTGTTGGTGTTGCTCAGCAGGTTCGATAGGCGGCTGGATAAAACGGCCGTTGGCACTGGTCGTAGTGCTGAAACTGTGGGAGCGGGCTTGCTCGCGAAGAGGCCATCACATTCAACATCAACAGTGACTGACCCACCGCTGCACGGTCAAGCTGAGTTTCGGGCGCTTTTTTTGTGGGCCTATGAAGAAACCAGCGGCCATTCGGCCAGCGCCCGATACCGGCCTTTATGGGATTCGAACAGCGTGAAACGATCAGCACGCAGAAAAAACTCTGGCGGCGTAGCGGATTCAGGAACCGGCGCCCGGTAGTCGCGCATCAGGGTCAAATGCGGACGAAATTCCCGGCGGCTGTCTTCAAAGCCGAACGGCAACATCGCTTGCTCCAGCGCATACACCAACCGCAGCAACTCCGGTGCTGCCTGCGCGGGCGCCAGCAACAAAACCCCGGACCGACGCCAGACGTCCAGTCGATCAAGCATCACCGTCAACGGCACGCCAGACGTGCGGACATTGGCGGCGGCCTTGCAGATACCCGCTATCTGCGCCATACCCACCGCACCGAGAAACAGCAGGGTCAGATGAAAGTTTTCCGCTGGCACCGGGCGCCCGACATTCAGCCCCAGCGCGCTGCGCCATTGGGCGATGGCCCGGCGTTGTTCGGGGGCGCAGTTCAGGGCGAAGAACAGCCGCTTGAACGGCTCACGGGTTTCATCGCTCATGTCGGGCACCTCAAGGCTCGGGGACCCTTTGATTTTACAAAGGGATACCACGCCAGCAAGCGCATTTCTGGCAGCTGCCGGCATGCGCGTTATAGTTGAAGCAACCGAATCGACGGGAGGGCGCCATGCGTCAGGTCATCAGCAAAGAGCCATGGTGGGCCGTACCACCGAAGCCCGGCCAGGATGAGTCCGAGCTGGAATGGGGCTGGCTGGTTCATTACAACGAAGGCGAGCCGCGCTTCGAGTTCATCAAGGAGCGGCCGTCGGACAGCGAGATTCGCAACCGCAAAAGCTGCAGGACCACCCCGACGCCTGAGTGATCCTGCGGCGTCTTCAGGCTTTGACGAGCATATCGAAACCGCCAAAAATCGCCCGCTGGCCGTCGAACGGCATCGGATTGACGTCCGGCTGCATCCGCGGATCGCTCATGAATTTCGCCATGCCGGCATCTCGGGTGACCTTGTCCGGCCAGACGATCCAGGAAAACACCACGGTTTCGTCTTCCTTGAGTTTTACCGCCATGGGAAACGAGGTCACTTTGCCATCGGGCACGTCGTCGCCCCAGCATTCGGCGAGGCTGAGTGCGCCGCTTTCCTTGAAAATCGCGGCGGCGGACTCCGCGTGTTGCTTGAATTTTTCGCGGTTGGCTTTGGGTACTGCCGCGACGAAGCCATCAACGTAAGCCATGATCGTTCTCCTCGGGTTATGGGTTGATCTGCTGGGTAGTCGATTCGGCGTCGCTCCAATCGACAGATCCCGCACCCAGGCCGACCGATGGTTCGACGGGCTGTGCGACAGGCTGGGCCAGGCTGCCCTCGATTTTCCCGGCCATGTACAGCGTTCCGGCCATGACGCCAGTGGTGGGGTTTTGCACCAGCTTCAACCACGCCTTGTCGAATGAATCACCCAGACTACTGCGGATCAGCGCCTCGCTATCGGGCCGGTCGTTGGCCTGAATAATCGCGCGCACCCCCGCCACCCCCACGGAAATCAGCGCCCCGGCCAGTTTCCCCGCCGCTGCCGCCACGGCACTGGCCGCGCCGCGCGGGGCCATTTCGGCTTCCATTCGTTGGCTGGCGCGCTTGGCCACTGGCGCCATGCCGGCGTCCGTCGAGGCAATGCCCTTCTCACCGCCCGCCGCGTGGATCTTGTCGATCAGCGCCGCGTAGGCCGGCAGCGTACTCAGCGGCTCGCTGTGCACCACCTGATACAGCGAAGCGTCACGGGCAGGCGGCGGGCCCAACGCAATCGCCGGAACTTTCTGGACACGCGCGTTGAGCTGCGCCATCGGCACGCCATGACGCTGGGAGATGACCTGAAGTTGCTGGCCGAGCTGCTGCACGTAAAACGCTGTCGCCTGCCCGAGGATCTCGTCGGGATCGATCTCTACCGCCACCGGTTTCAGCACTTTCCGGTGATATTGTTCCAACAGATAGGCCGCCAGGCGTTTGGCCGAGGCATCCTGTTCGCCCCCGGCGCTGATGGCGTACCAGCTGACCTTCAACGATAGCCATTCCTGGGTCCAGTAGCTGCTGAACCACGGAATGAAGACTTCTTCGGTCTGTTCGTGAACCCGCGTGCGCCAGTGCTCCATGGACCCACGGGCGTAGACCCTGGCCTGTTCGGTGGCCTGCTGCGAAGCCGCGACAATTTCCTGGTCCACCTGCTGCCAGGTGCTCTGGGAAACTATCACCGGCGCCACGGCTACCGGGGCACGCGCAGACGTGACGCATCCCGCCAGTACCACCAACACAGCGACGATCAGCGAACGCAGGTTCAAGATCGCGGGGTCCTACAGTCTGCGTCGGACGGAGTGTTCGGCGCTCAAGAACGTACTGATTTGAGTATAGGTCGGGGACGGGGCCCGTCCGTCAGGAAGAGTGATGGCGCCCTCAAAAATTTCATTGCAGGCTCGAAGGCAAACATCGCACCTGTGGCGAGGGAGCTTGCTCCCGCTGGGGCGCGTAGCGCCCCCAAAACCTGCCACCGCGGTGATTCAGATAGATCGCAACAGTCCGTTTTGCGACTGCTTCGCAGCCGAGCGGGAGCAAGCTCCCTCGCCACAATGGATCACCAGAATCCCGATTTCTGTTGCCACCATCATCCACGTCGATATTCACCATCGCCGCGAATGCCTTCCGCAAAAAAACCGTCAGGCGCAGGATCAACCCATCGCCACTCACACCCCGCATCGGAGGGGCACACCATGTTGATCCATCTCCTGACTTGCCTGGCCTTGACGGCCGTGACCCTGACCCTGTTTTCCCGCTTCGTGCTGGATAGCGGTCAAACCGAGGAGTCGACATCATGATTTATTCCGTCAGCCTCGCGTTCAGCTTTCCGGTGTTCGGCAGCAACTACTATTCGCAGCAGGTCGTTTCTCGCAAAGCGCTCGCATTGGTATTCGACAAGCACTTCGAGACTTTGCTGATGCCGGCAGCGACCAACCACTTCAGTAACGAAGTGGTCGGGCTCAACGATCAATTCCGCTTTTTGAATGACGTGCTGGTTGAGCATCTGCTGGAGACTGAAATGACTCAGCGTCCGTCACGGTCGGCACAAGCGTTCACCTTCTGACAGGATGGGCAATGCGGGTTGATGGCGGGTCAGCGCGGGCCGCCACCGGGACCACCACCGAAACCTCCAGGATGGCCAAAACCACCACCACCACCACCACCACCACCACCACCACCACCACCACCACCACCACCACCACCACCACCCGGCGGGAAGAACATCCAGCAGCCGGACAGGGACGACAACAAGGCGACGACCACTGCCATTTTTACAACTTTGTTCAACATCATCACTTCACTCTCTGTTTAGGCGAGAAAAACAACCTTTCTCGCCCTTTCAGACAGTGTTTACCGGGCTTTGAGCACCGAACCAGTGTAAAGAATGGGTAATGGTTGTATCGGAAACGACTCATATTCCACAGCGTTTTCAGGGGCCGGCCCTACAGGCGATTGCCGACCCTCCTTGCTGCGGCGCGGCCCCAAGCCTTTCTCAAACTGCGGCAGTCACGCTCGCTGCTTCTGCAAGAGTCTTGATACAAAACCGTTTTATAGCCGCAGACTTTCATTCAGGCCGGCGCACTGCCCTCACCTTCCCGCTGTTGCCGCCGCCACAGAAAAACCGATCGTGGCCATCGAACTCAAGCCCCGACACCCCGACGCCCGCCGGCATCTGCACACTCTCCAAGACCTCGCCCGTGGCCGGATCGACGCGCAACCGTGCGCGATGGGATTCATCTGCGGGTTTCATTCGAAAGGCTCGCACAATCAGCATTTCTCTCGGCACGTCGACAGGCCATGCCTCACCCAACGCTCGGGCAAGCGCGAACAACGCCGGACGCCGGGTGAGTGATACCGACGAGCCGCCGGCGTGTCGAGGATGCGCGAGGCACTTTCGACCTCGGCGGTGAGTGCCGGGATGTCCGCGCGTTGCGCGGCACGCTCGGCCCGATCAGCGGCGTTGACCCAATCGCCGTGGGCCTGAAGTATCTCTCGCGCGGCGTCGAGCGATTTCGCCGGCCAGCCAAGGTCACGCGAGGCCAGCGCGATCTCGGCCTCGGCGACGACACACCGTGCCCGGGCCATGGCCTCCTTCGGACCAAAGGCCCGCGCTGCGCTACGCACCAGCGCCTTTGCTCGCACAAGGTCGCCCAGCTGCGCCATCGCGATGCCTCGAAGCGCGAGTGCAGGTGCGTCGTTGCGCAGGGCTATGCGGTTCAGCGCGCCGAGGGGATCACCCGTCGCGAGCGCCTGCGCTGCTGCGGTGATCAGCGAATCCATGTGAATCGCGCCACCTGCCCCCCCACCGTCCGATGTTCGCTGATCAGTCTATCTCAGGGCTGCGCAGCCGCACGCCGGGTTTTAGGGCCGCTTCGCGACCCAACGGGGGCAAGCCCCCTCGCCGCAGAGTTGGCGTCCGTGACTCAGTAATCGACCCAGACCCCGCCGAGGTCCGCGGAATGGACACAGCGTTCGACCCAGCGCACACCTTCGACACCGGCATTGATATCCGGATAACGCAGCGTCGCCAGTTGTTCATGATCGCCGCGGTTGGCGGCATCCATGGCCAGGGCGAAGCGGTAATAGAGGTTGGCCCAGGCGTCGAACAGCCCTTCCGGGTGCCCGGCACCGATCCGGTCATCAAGCAACGCATGGGGATGCAGATAACCCATCCCGCGCTCCAGCACCTGAGCGGGTTGGCCCTGGACTTCGAATGACAACTGGTTTGGCCGCTCGTCCCACCATTCAAGGCTGGCCCTGGAGCCGATCACCCGAATTTTCTGGCCATGCATGGAGCCGGCGTTCACCGCGCTTGACCATAAACTACCCATGGCCCCGCCTTCGTATTCCATCAAGGTGTAGGCATTGTCCTCCAGCGGCGCGCGGCTTTTGACAAAGCTCTGACGCGAGCACAACAGCCGTTTGATCTTGAGGTCGGGCAGCATGACTTCCGACAGGTACAGCGGGTGAGTGCCTACGTCTCCCAGCACATAACTGGGGCCGGCGAAGCGCGGATCGACCCGCCATTTGGTCGCCTCGCTCTGCGCCTCGACCGCTTCACAGTGGAAACCATGGGCAAACTGCATGTGCACCATGCGCA belongs to Pseudomonas sp. B21-015 and includes:
- a CDS encoding DUF1428 domain-containing protein, producing the protein MAYVDGFVAAVPKANREKFKQHAESAAAIFKESGALSLAECWGDDVPDGKVTSFPMAVKLKEDETVVFSWIVWPDKVTRDAGMAKFMSDPRMQPDVNPMPFDGQRAIFGGFDMLVKA
- a CDS encoding Gfo/Idh/MocA family protein, encoding MINGSKRIPQPIRWAMVGGGRDSQIGYIHRSAALRDQSFALVAGAFDLDPQRGREFGVQLGVDPERCYADYRSLIEGEAGRADCIQAISVATPNGTHFEITKAALEAGLHVVCEKPLCFTLEQAQTLKDIALSRNRVVGVTYGYAGHQLVEQAREMIARGDLGEVRMVHMQFAHGFHCEAVEAQSEATKWRVDPRFAGPSYVLGDVGTHPLYLSEVMLPDLKIKRLLCSRQSFVKSRAPLEDNAYTLMEYEGGAMGSLWSSAVNAGSMHGQKIRVIGSRASLEWWDERPNQLSFEVQGQPAQVLERGMGYLHPHALLDDRIGAGHPEGLFDAWANLYYRFALAMDAANRGDHEQLATLRYPDINAGVEGVRWVERCVHSADLGGVWVDY
- a CDS encoding DUF6429 family protein gives rise to the protein MEYDDKLIEEAVLALLATFSFDNGNAWKGFDFETMSRLHEQGFISNPVNKNKSIWLTAEGLERGRQIADRLFGVGTQGEHVSESDT
- the thpR gene encoding RNA 2',3'-cyclic phosphodiesterase, whose protein sequence is MSDETREPFKRLFFALNCAPEQRRAIAQWRSALGLNVGRPVPAENFHLTLLFLGAVGMAQIAGICKAAANVRTSGVPLTVMLDRLDVWRRSGVLLLAPAQAAPELLRLVYALEQAMLPFGFEDSRREFRPHLTLMRDYRAPVPESATPPEFFLRADRFTLFESHKGRYRALAEWPLVSS
- the tnpC gene encoding IS66 family transposase, with translation MISMPENIPDDPELLKQMLAKMQSRVGFLEEENALLRQRLFGRKSEQTVDPATPQLALFNEAESVVEPIDEAAEEEAVAPTQRRGKRKPLPADLPRIEVIHELPEHELTCACGCRKHAIGEELSEQLEIVPMQIRVIKHVRKVYGCRACETAPVTADKPAQLIEKSMASPSVLAMLLTTKYVDGLPLHRFEKVLGRHGIDIPRQTLARWVIQCGEHLQPLLNLMRDQLLESRVIHCDETRVQVLKEQDREPSSQSWMWVQTGGPPDKPVILFDYSTSRAQEVPTRLLDGYRGYVMTDDYAGYNALGAQEGVERLGCWAHARRKFVEAQKVQPKGKTGRADIALNLINKLYGIERDLQAGNDGERKTGRHAHSLPVLAQLKSWMEKTQPQVTAQNALGKAISYLASNWNKLERYVEEGYLPIDNNPAERAIRPFVIGRKNWLFSDTPKGATASAQLYSLVETAKANGQEPYAWLRHALERLPTASSVEDYEALLPWNCSPVSRS
- the tnpB gene encoding transposase, with protein sequence MKLLRPTYQRNGFCLWLKRLESERFKTSPDATDEAIVLTVQELNWLLDGFDLWRNRPHQVLTPRYVA
- a CDS encoding cupin domain-containing protein is translated as MDTGSRLKLVRESYKLSQRELARRSGVTNATISLIEQNRVSPSVSSLKKLLEGIPMSLADFFTFDQPPREHQYVFRANEQPDLGRHGLRLLLIGASVPSRQMRLLREQYAPGASSGEEPIVHAEGEECGLVTRGTVELTVDGQISVLNAGDGYYFPTTLPHRFRNIGANEAEIISANTPANF
- the ltrA gene encoding group II intron reverse transcriptase/maturase → MSAAKSYSISKLTVWEAFQRVKANRGAAGIDEQSIAQFEQKLQRNLYRVWNRMSSGSYFPPAVRQVEIAKQSGGKRKLGIPTVADRVAQTVVKLLVEPGLDRLFHPDSYGYRPGKSAKQAVEITRRRCWNMNWVVEFDIKGAFDHIDHELLLKAVRHHVKDDWIVLYIERWLKAPFEMADGIQVPRDSGTPQGGVISPLLMNLFMHYAFDAWIQRTFPGCPFARYADDAVVHCRSEKQACEVMAAIKVRLEACLLTLHPDKSKIVYCKDSNRKAAYPSTQFTFLGFTFRPRVAWGNHGRRFTSFLPGASNEALKRMRQQTRSWNIQRQTPASLLELSKQYNSTLRGWWNYYGTFYKTVMRRVFNHFDLKLQRWARQKYKPLAGHRRRSADWLNRMKKACPSLFVHWHVYGNEVRPGNGSRMS